The following proteins come from a genomic window of Nicotiana tomentosiformis chromosome 12, ASM39032v3, whole genome shotgun sequence:
- the LOC104118838 gene encoding probable NAD(P)H dehydrogenase subunit CRR3, chloroplastic isoform X1 has protein sequence MIGLKFISVANPRKILASSSRPTDPSPSLPSPSPSSNNLNPPLLKSQPRLELQKKKKQNQRQLSVAEIERAIGAGIFRDRDTSREAKESKTLFDSILSNSEGDVEKKLRETGEWLIDKTEDTSASAGKKILVVVFKWILPLWILAFLVASGMVNLPFSTPFLDDLLL, from the exons ATGATTGGGCTAAAGTTCATCTCTGTGGCAAACCCTCGGAAAATACTTGCATCTTCATCTCGACCCACTGACCCTTCACCCTCTCTTCcatctccttctccttcttctaATAACTTAAACCCTCCACTCCTCAAATCCCAACCAAGACTGGAGCTGCAGAAGAAAAAGAAGCAGAATCAAAGGCAACTTTCAGTTGCAGAGATTGAAAGAGCCATTGGTGCTGGCATTTTCCGAGACAGAGATACCAGCAG GGAAGCAAAGGAGAGCAAGACCTTGTTTGATTCAATTTTGTCAAATTCTGAAGGAGATGTGGAAAAGAAGCTAAGGGAAACTGGTGAATGGCTTATTGATAAAACTGAAGACACATCTGCCTCTGCTG GAAAGAAGATTTTAGTTGTTGTGTTTAAATGGATTCTACCCTTGTGGATACTTGCATTTCTTGTGGCTTCTGGGATGGTCAATCTACCATTTAGCACCCCATTTCTTGATGACTTACTTCTGTAA
- the LOC104118838 gene encoding probable NAD(P)H dehydrogenase subunit CRR3, chloroplastic isoform X2 has product MIGLKFISVANPRKILASSSRPTDPSPSLPSPSPSSNNLNPPLLKSQPRLELQKKKKQNQRQLSVAEIERAIGAGIFRDRDTSREAKESKTLFDSILSNSEGDVEKKLRETGEWLIDKTEDTSASADFL; this is encoded by the exons ATGATTGGGCTAAAGTTCATCTCTGTGGCAAACCCTCGGAAAATACTTGCATCTTCATCTCGACCCACTGACCCTTCACCCTCTCTTCcatctccttctccttcttctaATAACTTAAACCCTCCACTCCTCAAATCCCAACCAAGACTGGAGCTGCAGAAGAAAAAGAAGCAGAATCAAAGGCAACTTTCAGTTGCAGAGATTGAAAGAGCCATTGGTGCTGGCATTTTCCGAGACAGAGATACCAGCAG GGAAGCAAAGGAGAGCAAGACCTTGTTTGATTCAATTTTGTCAAATTCTGAAGGAGATGTGGAAAAGAAGCTAAGGGAAACTGGTGAATGGCTTATTGATAAAACTGAAGACACATCTGCCTCTGCTG